CCGCCTGTGCGACGAAGCGGGCATTCTCGTCTGGCAGGAATTCCCGCTGTCGAGTTCCGGTATCGACAACTGGCCGCCTGAAGACCCCGGGGTCATCGACGAGCTCTCGCAGATCTGCATCAGCTACATCCGGCGCCGCGCCCATCATCCGTCGCTGTTGCTGTGGTGCGGCGGCAACGAACTCCTGGGCGGCGGCGGCAAAGGCGCCGACAGCGTCCCCTGCGACTACTCGCACCCGTGCCTTGCCGCGATGAAAGATGTCGTTGAACACTGGGACCCCGCTCGCCGGTTCCTCCCCACCTCCGCCAGCGGGCCTTGGGAATGGGGCTCGCCCGAGCGCTTCGGAACCGGTACGCTACACGACGTCCACGGCCCCTGGGGGTTCGGCCAGGGCGCAAACAACCTCGACGAATGGCGCGATTACTGGGTGCGCGACGATGCCCTCTTCCGTTCGGAAACCGGCATGCCCGGCGCCCATAGCCTCAAGATGTTCCGCAAATACGGCGGCGAGGCAAACGTGTGGCCGCCGGTTACGGACTACTGGCGGCACACGGCCGCGTGGTGGGCCCAATGGAACCGGTACCGCGACAAGCTCGGGGACTTGCCCGAGGACGAAGCTCTCGCCGAATACATCCGGCTCACCCAGAAAGAGCAGGCCGAGGCCTATGTCATCGCCGCGGCCGCATGCAAGAACCGGTTTCCCAGATGCGGCGGCTTCCTGGTCTGGATGGGACACGACGCCTTCCCCTGCCCCGCCAACAACGCGTTTATCGACTTTGACCGCAACCCCAAACCCGCGTACTTCGCCCTGAAACGAGTTTTCCGCGGAGAAGAGTGAACGGCTTCGTCTGCCCAGCGTGTGTTCGGCGGCGGCGCCGAATACGCAGTCCGAGACCGCGTGTCAACGGCAGAGCGGGGGCGCAGATGCTTCGAGTGACGGCACAAATGGCGCTTGCTCTGTTTCTTGGTCCATCCGAGAGCCGGCCCAATGCCGTCTCGTTGTGCCCGTGATCGCGTTGTTCGTGGGTGTGGCTGCTCATACGCGCAATCTCGACCTGTTGAGCCCATTCTGGGCGCCACATGGCGCATTGCCGCGGTATAGGGACTGGCGTCTCAAGAATCTCCTCGAAATTTCTTGTAACACCAACCGGATTCGTTTGTACGGTAGCAAGACGTCAGATACTGCCGCGCGCGGATAAGACGGTGGTAACCAAACAGCAACGTACTTTGGAGAGACAAACATGGATTTCGACCTCGGTAACATATTTGGCGGAATTGTGGAGTTCTTCACGAACCTGTTCGCCAAGATCGCCTCGTTTTTCACCGGCCTGTTCTCGGGCGAAGGCGGGGTATTCGGCGGCCTATTCTAAGCAGCCGGCGAAGCACGATATCGGGGGCGCGCCGCCGCGGCGCGCTCCCGTCTTTTGCCTTGCGTGCGGGCATGCGTTGTGGGAAGATCGCGGAAACTGCAATGCGAGGACCGCGCAACGTCATGACCAAACGCACATCACACTCGTTGGAACCGCACTACCGGATGCTCTCGAAGGAGCGCCTCGAGCCGCGCCCGCGGTATCCCGTGCATATTGTCCTCGAAAACATCCGGAGCGCCTTCAACGTCGGTTCGATCTTCCGGACCTCCGACGCGGGAGCGGTCGAGCACATCCATTTGTGCGGATATACATGCCATCCCCCCAATTTGAAATTGGCTAAGACCGCGCTGGGCGCCTTCGACTATGTTCCTTGGACCCACCACGAGGACCCGCTGCATGCGGTCAAGCGGCTGCGAAAAGCGAGCATTCCCATCGTCGCCATCGAGACCGCTGACGATGCCCACCCGCTGGGCGTCTACGAATGGCCCCGGCCCGTGGCCGCCGTCTTCGGCAATGAGGTCAAAGGCATTACGCCGGAACTCTTGAGCCAGTGCGATGAAATCGTGCGCATTCCCATGCTCGGCTACAAGAACACCATTAACGTGGCCACCGCGTTCGGGATCGTGCTTTACGACATCCTGGGCAAATGGGGCGTGCTGCGCACTCCCGGGGCTACCGCTGCGCCCAATAGTCGACCACCAGCACTTTTTCCAGGTGAGGATCCATAAGCTCCACGAATTTCTTGTGCGCGGGGTGCGGCAGGTACGCGGCGCGGTCGTCCTCGCTCTTGAACGACACCAGGAAGCAGTGTGTAAACCCCTGCGACAGGTTCTCGACGCTCATGTCCGTGCCCCACTCGAGCGCGCAAATCTGGGGAACCTGTTCAGGCAACGCGATAAAGGCCTGCTCGATTTCGTTGACGGCCGCGGGCGGCGTGCCGTCCTTCCATTTGAACAATACCACGTGGCGCAGACACGGCCCCGTGCAAGGGGCACAAGGCGCCGGCTGGGCCACGCACGCGGCCGCCTTCGGGCAGGCCTCTGGTGTCGGACGCTCCGAGCCTGTCCGGACCGATACGCACCCGGCCATCGCCAATGCCGCCACGCACAATGCCACGCAGACCTTTCGCATACCTGCTCCTTTCAAGAATCTTCTCCGTCATCCCAGCGACGATTCGTCGCGTACTCGTTCATCGAGTTCACGAAACGCAGCGCTAGCTTCCATCAGCATAGCCTCGGTCTTCGGCGGGACCGATATTCCTCGGACCCTTTCCTCAAACGCGATTATCGCCGCGCCTTCGAGGATGGGGTCTAGAAAGACGCGTTTTACACCGAATCCCGACCACAAAGCAATGGCCGCAAGACTTGCCAACACAGGGAAGGGGCTTGATGTCCCCGCCAGCGCCATAGGAAACGTCAGAACCGCTGCCGTTGCCAAGGCGAACGCATGTCCCACCGCGCCCAGCGTCACATTGAGGCGGAAAACCTCCGGCCACGCGGCGGCATAGAGCAACAGGCCCTCCTTGGCCCGGTAAGACGTATGGCCCGTCCCTTCTGCGAAGGCGCGTCCGGCCAAGACATCGGCCATGGGGTTCTTGCAGCGCGCCAGCAGCCACCGCGCCCATGAGGGGGCGCGACCGTTCCGGAAGGCCGGAAACGCTTCGCCGACATCCTGCATGGTACCGTGAATCGTGGTCATCGCTCCGCGCATGCGTCGCCTTATCCACCCGGGCGGCGCGCCGGCCATGGCAGCCCGCGTTCTCACCCACACGATTTGCTCATGGCCCGTGGGCGTTTCGCGATGGGCCGCCAATTCGGCCAGGAGTAGTACGTGTTCTGTCTCCACCGCCATCAGTTCTGCCAGATCCACAACGCCGTTCTTCACCAGCAGAATCAGCGTGCCCGCGCCAAGCGCGGTCAGCAGAGCAGCGGGGCCGAATCCGAACATCTGCCACAGGACACCCGCAAACGCGATCGCCGCAATGCCTCCAAGGAACACCGCGCCGTACATGAGACCGCGATACTTCCAGAACGCGTGCGAACCCCAGGCGACCTGTAGCCCCGTTCCCAAAAGACTGGTTATGCGTTGGTTGTTCGGCATGGCAGCCACATTATCCACCTCGCGCGGCTCGCATTCCAGACTGCGGATGATGGATGCTCCTTCAGAAAATCCACGGACAAATGCGCACAGATGCCCGTAGCTGGGGAGGCCCCGCCAGGCGGCGAGTCTGGCCGTGGGCGGATCGCGCACCCGCGCGCGAGTGCTGGGGTAAGTGCCGGGTGTCGGGTTGGGGTCAACGGCCGCATCCCGCTGAGGGCGCGGTCTCCCTTTGGATGCCAAGGCCAGATTGACACGTCCTTCGGCCGCGCCCTATAGTCGCGATGGCTCGAATGCGGCCGTTGGCCGCAATCAAGGCGGGATTGTCTCATTCCAACATCGGGAGCCTCAGGGCGCGCGGGAATCGCCAATTTCGCAAGTTGTTCCCGATGTCCCGGTGTGGGGATGCAGAGTAGTCAACACAATAACCAAGACGGAGTTTTGACAATGGCCACGTTTGGAGGTATTGAGGCAGGAGGTACCAAGTTTGTCTGCGCGATGGGGTCGGGTCCCAGGGATCTGCGGGAAGAAGAGCGGTTCCCCACCACAACGCCGGAAGAGACGATCGGCCGCTGCATTGATTACTTCAAGAAGCATCACAAACGGAACCCGATCACGGCGGTGGGCATCAGTTCGTTCGGCCCGGTCGATCCCAATCCCGGCTCGCCAACCTGGGGTTATATTACCTCGACACCGAAACCGGGCTGGGGCCAAACACCATTCGCGGGACGGGTCGCGGAAGCGCTCGGGGTTCCGGTGGGTTTCGATACCGACGTCAACGGCGCCGCCCTCGGCGAGAACCGCTGGGGCGCCGCTCAAGAACTTGACACCTTTATCTACCTTACCATCGGCACGGGAATAGGCGGAGGCGGTCTTATCGGCGGGAATCTCATGCACGGACTCATCCATCCCGAAATGGGCCATGTGCGCCTTCCGCGCGACACACAACAGGATCCCTTCGAAGGCGTATGCCCCTACCACGGCGATTGCCTCGAGGGGCTTGCATCAGGCCCAGCCATCGAAAAGCGGTGGGGAACGCGCGGCGAGGAACTGCCCGATGCCCATCCTGCATGGATCCTGGAAGCGCACTATCTCGCCCTCGCCCTCACGGGATTCATCTGCACGCTTTCCCCGCAGCGCATCATTCTCGGCGGCGGAGTCATGGAACGGCGGTCCATCTTCCCGCGAATCCGCGCCAAGGTGTTGGAGCTTCTGAACGGATACGTGCAGTCCTCGGCGATACTCGAGCATATTGGCGAATACATCGTGCCTCCGGGCCTTGGCAACAAGTCGGGCGTGCTGGGAGCCATCGCACTGGCGCAGGACGCCGCACGCACAAAAGGTTAGTGACCACTGACAAACCCGAGCCATCAACCATGAAGACGTCGGAACTCGACTACCAGCTCCCCGAGGAACTCATTGCGCAGCATCCGTGCGAACAGCGCGATGAGTCCCGTTTGCTGGTGCTCAATCGCGCCGAGCATTCCATGACCGAGGACGTTTTTCGCAGTCTCCCCCGCTACTTGCGCCGCGGAGACTGCCTTGTGCTGAACGATACCCGCGTCATCCGGGCCCGCCTGCACGGGCGCAAACCTACGGGCGGCCAGGTCGAGGTCTTTCTGCTTCACGCGGTAGCGCCGGGCGAGTGGGATGCCCTCGTGCGGCCATCCTCCAAGGTCAAGCCCGGCACCGTGGTACGCATCGCCCCCGGCGTGGAGGCAACCGTCGGCGGACGGCTTCCGGGCGGGCGCCGGCACGTCTCGTTCGCCCAGGACGACGTGCTCGAGCTCCTTGAAAAGGCCGGCGAAGTCCCCCTGCCGCCCTATATCCACCGCGACAAGCCTGACGCATCAGATCTCACGCGATACCAGACCATCTACGCAAACGTCCCGGGCGCGGTGGCGGCTCCCACGGCCGGATTGCACTTCACCGACGAAGTATTTCGCGGACTGGACGACGCCGGCGTCGTCCGCGCGTTTCTCACGCTCCACGTGGGATACGGCACGTTTCGGCCGATTCAAACGGACAGCCTGGAGGCCCACGTTCTCGAACCGGAGGAATTCATCCTCAATGAAGAAACCGCGAGCGGCCTAAATGATGCCCGGGCAACAGGTGGCCGGATCGCAGCCGTGGGCACGACGGTCGCGCGCGTACTCGAAACACAATACAGGCAAGGGGTGTTTCAACCCGGCGCCGGCGAGACCAACCGCTACATCTACCCCCCGTACGCGTTTCAGGCTGTGGACGTGCTGCAGACCAATTTTCACCTGCCCCGGTCGAGCCTCCTTGCCTTGGTCTGCGCCTTCGGCGGCACGGATTTTATCCTCGAGGCGTACCGCTTCGCCGTGAAGAAGCGTTTCCGATTCTATTCCTACGGCGACGCAATGCTGATCCTCTGAGCCACATCGAACGCCGTCCATTCATCGGCCACGAAGGGAAGACAGGAGCTGACGAACTGTAGCGCCCGGCCTTGCGCCAGACGTCCGGTATTCGTCCGGCACAAGGCCGGACGCTACATCTGGAACCCTGTGGACGTCATCTATGAAAATGTGCCTGCTTTGGCATGCGAGCGGACTCTGTTTTCGCGGCGTTTGAAGTCGGGCCGCTGATTCTGGTCAAATGCGAATCAACAATACTCACCGTGACAATCGGGCGCCGCAATCCGCACGTCCTGCACGCGTCAGGAAAAGAGTGGAAGATGGGAAGGATACGAACTCTCTCCGCGTTTGCCCTGGTTCCCTTTTTCGGGCTGTCGCCGCGGGCGGAACCCGTGAAACTGGATTTCTTTCCCGTGGTGACGCAGTTTTCTCCGGTGCCGTCAGGGCCGGGGTGGAAAGGCGAGGAGGGGGCCCTGAGCGACGATGTGCTGCGGGACACGATTGAGAATATCCGCGCGCATGGGTTCACGGGCATTGAGGCGCCGACCCATCGTCCGGCGGATGAGGAAGCGTTTATCCTCGAGTACGCGGCGTCAAAGGGGATGATTGTCAGTTACCACGCCGGCGCGCTGGAAGGTTTCGAGCGGACGGCTCCCCCCGACATTTGTGTTTACTCTCCGCAATACGCGGAAGCGGTCCGCACTCGCGCCGAAGGCGCCCTGGAACCGCTGAAATCGGTTACGAATCTCTACAATGTTTTCACGTATCAGGACGAACCGTTTCACTGGGGACCTCAATCGTTCGGCTACAACGATGAGGTCAAGGAGGAATTCAAGAGGCGTTACGGCTACGACTTGCCCGTGGACCTGGACAGTATTCGCGACAATCCTCGCGTCTGGCTGGATGTCATCAACTTCCGTTCGGCCTATTTCCCTGACGGGTGGCGGCAAGCCTATAGAATCATCAAGGCGATCAACCCCGGCTTCAAGGTCACGCTGACCCACGACAGCCACAACACCTTCGGAGCGGGCTACAGTTCGCACTCGGAGATTGCCATTGATGATGTCTTCCATTGGGGCGGCGATTTCTCCGATCTCTTCGTCTTCGACATCTACCCGTATATGATGTTCGACTTCCGGTTCGGGCGGCCCTCCCAGCTTCCCAAGCCCCGCATCAGCCAAACCCACTATTCTTTCGCACAAATGCGCGCGTTGACGCGGGCGTACGACAAAGATCTCGGTTTCTGGGTCGGCACCTACAACCCCGCGTGGTTTGACCAGTTTCTCTGCCCCGAACTTGCCGCCATGTACTGGAGCGAACGTGAGATGAGCCTGACCGCCGTCGCCCAGGGCGCAAATTATCTTCTGACGGGCTATAAGATCCCCGTGGACGAACGCCACTGGGAAAGCTTCGGCGCGGGGCTCCGTCTTCTCCAGAAGACGGGAGGACGGCTGCTTAGCGCTCCGAAGGTGAAAGCAAGAGCCTGTATGCTCTTCCCGCGGACGCAGTACCTCCTGCTCCCGCAGGAGTACTTCAACGTCGGTCTGTCTTTCGAGCTCTTCCTGCGTGCGTTCGGGGAATTGGACATCCTTCACGAGGACCAGGTGACCAGCGACGCACTCGAGGGTTATAAAATCCTTGTCCTATTCGATGTCGAGCTGCTTCCCGACAGCGTGGCAGGCCATATCGCCCAATTCGTGCGCAACGGCGGCACAGTGATCGCCGATTGCGTTCCCCGTCTGAATGAGGTGAAAAAGGACACGGCGAGGCTCGAAGAGATCTTCGGAGTTACCAGGACCAACGGCAACCGAATCCGGCGGGCTGGGCATTGGGTTCCCTACAAAGCGCAGGCCCCCACATGGGCTAACAGGCCCGAGAACCCTCCTGACGAGTCCGTGTACGCCACCGACGCGGTGAAAGCCACGATATTGGGCCAAGCCCTGGACATCAAACTCGTCAGCCCCCGTTCCTGCACGGTTACGAGCGGACGTGTATTGGCCGAAACGAGCTCGGGCCAGCCGGCCATCGTCCGCCACGATGTGAGCGGCGGGCACGCGTTTCTGCTGGGATTCTGTCTGCAAGACACCTATTTCCAGACATGGGAAGACGACAACCCGGCGGCCCGGGAACAACTGCGCTCCCTGCTGCATGCCATCGTGGAAGAAACCGGTGTGCGCCCGCACGTGTACTCATCCAATCCGGATATCGAGGCGGCACTGCGGGCAAATGACCGCGAGGGGTTCCTNNNNNNNNNNNNNNNNNNNNNNNNNNNNNNNNNNNNNNNNNNNNNNNNNNNNNNNNNNNNNNNNNNNNNNNNNNNNNNNNNNNNNNNNNNNNNNNNNNNNTCGCTGCCCGACGCCGCATGGGTGGGCCAATGGGGGGCCGATTCCGAAAAGGAAAGCTATACGCGATTCGAGCAGACCCTGAAAGATGCGGGGCGCAAAGTCGAGGCTCTCTCGCTGGGACAAAACTTCGAGATTGACGGCATCCAGCTCGAAGTTCTCGGGGTGAGGAATCCGGAGATCACGAATAATGCCATCAACAACTCAAGTCTGGTCTTGCGGCTGGCCGATGGGGTGAAGTCGGTGCTTTTTCTGGGGGACCTCGGCTTGGAGGGCGGCGAAAAGCTGTTGAAAAGCCCCTACGCCAGCCGTCTCCCGTCCGACTACGTGCAGATGGCGCACCACGGACAGAATGGCGTGAACGAAGCCTTCTATCAACAGGCGAGGCCCGCGTATTGCCTGTGGCCTACCCCAAAATGGCTGTGGGACAACGACAACGGCGGCGGCACGGGCTCTGGTCATTGGCACACACTCGAGGTGCGAGCATGGATGGACAAGATGCCCATCAAGAAGCACTATGTCATGTTCGAGGGCATTCATAAGATCGAGTAGCCCGGGC
The window above is part of the Candidatus Hydrogenedentota bacterium genome. Proteins encoded here:
- a CDS encoding ROK family protein, encoding MATFGGIEAGGTKFVCAMGSGPRDLREEERFPTTTPEETIGRCIDYFKKHHKRNPITAVGISSFGPVDPNPGSPTWGYITSTPKPGWGQTPFAGRVAEALGVPVGFDTDVNGAALGENRWGAAQELDTFIYLTIGTGIGGGGLIGGNLMHGLIHPEMGHVRLPRDTQQDPFEGVCPYHGDCLEGLASGPAIEKRWGTRGEELPDAHPAWILEAHYLALALTGFICTLSPQRIILGGGVMERRSIFPRIRAKVLELLNGYVQSSAILEHIGEYIVPPGLGNKSGVLGAIALAQDAARTKG
- a CDS encoding Dabb family protein; translation: MRHVVLFKWKDGTPPAAVNEIEQAFIALPEQVPQICALEWGTDMSVENLSQGFTHCFLVSFKSEDDRAAYLPHPAHKKFVELMDPHLEKVLVVDYWAQR
- the queA gene encoding tRNA preQ1(34) S-adenosylmethionine ribosyltransferase-isomerase QueA, encoding MKTSELDYQLPEELIAQHPCEQRDESRLLVLNRAEHSMTEDVFRSLPRYLRRGDCLVLNDTRVIRARLHGRKPTGGQVEVFLLHAVAPGEWDALVRPSSKVKPGTVVRIAPGVEATVGGRLPGGRRHVSFAQDDVLELLEKAGEVPLPPYIHRDKPDASDLTRYQTIYANVPGAVAAPTAGLHFTDEVFRGLDDAGVVRAFLTLHVGYGTFRPIQTDSLEAHVLEPEEFILNEETASGLNDARATGGRIAAVGTTVARVLETQYRQGVFQPGAGETNRYIYPPYAFQAVDVLQTNFHLPRSSLLALVCAFGGTDFILEAYRFAVKKRFRFYSYGDAMLIL
- a CDS encoding RNA methyltransferase, which produces MTKRTSHSLEPHYRMLSKERLEPRPRYPVHIVLENIRSAFNVGSIFRTSDAGAVEHIHLCGYTCHPPNLKLAKTALGAFDYVPWTHHEDPLHAVKRLRKASIPIVAIETADDAHPLGVYEWPRPVAAVFGNEVKGITPELLSQCDEIVRIPMLGYKNTINVATAFGIVLYDILGKWGVLRTPGATAAPNSRPPALFPGEDP